Proteins co-encoded in one Bacteroidales bacterium genomic window:
- a CDS encoding sodium-translocating pyrophosphatase: MKKIFQTFLTLVLFLLPVMAFSSEADLKIPELTSGQNHLLLFGFLICFLGLFFGLYQFLKVKGLKAHQSMLDVSKVIFETCKTYLIQQGKFLILLFVFIAFCIGFYYGFLLHTNASGVLLILSWTVIGILGSYGVAWFGIRMNTLANSRMAFASLERKPIKLHTIPLNAGMSIGVMLVCVELIMMLIILLFVPRELAGASFIGFAIGESLGASALRIAGGIFTKIADIGSDLMKVVFKIGEDDPRNPGVIADCTGDNAGDSVGPTADGFETYGVTGVALISFIVLAVGFNLDEALKIDFQTTLLTWIFAMRVLMVVTSIVSFWINSALSKSLYGKKDDIDFEKPLTNLVWITSILSIIITFIVSYLMIGPSSSIGGLNPDLWLILSTIISFGTLGAALIPEFTKIFTSPKSKHVNEIVQASREGGSSLTILSGLVAGNFSAFWKGMIFLFLMFGAYFASTFGLGDFMIYPSIFAFGLVAFGMLGMGPVTIAVDSYGPVTDNAQSIYELSLIEEQKDIEKDIENNFGFKPDFEKAKYYLEANDGAGNTFKATAKPVLIGTAVVGATTMIFSLILVINNVLGIKPEEILNLLNPYSILGFIAGGAVIYWFSGASMQAVTTGAYRAVEYIKKHINLDPDAPKKASVEKSKEVVKICTKYAQNGMFNIFIGIFAFALAFAFFSSPGDISGTTDANEKLDLAAPVSFFVSYLISIAVFGLFQAIFMANAGGAWDNAKKVVEVDLKEKGTPLHDATVIGDTVGDPFKDTSSVALNPIIKFTTLFGLLAMEIAISENFRQYATIIGSVFFIIALYFVYRTFFQMRIKTKKA; the protein is encoded by the coding sequence ATGAAGAAAATTTTTCAAACCTTTTTAACACTGGTTTTATTTTTGTTACCTGTTATGGCATTTAGCAGTGAAGCTGATTTGAAAATCCCTGAACTGACATCAGGACAAAATCATTTGTTGCTCTTCGGATTTTTAATTTGCTTTCTAGGCTTGTTTTTTGGGCTGTATCAATTTCTTAAAGTTAAAGGGCTGAAAGCACACCAATCTATGCTTGATGTGTCAAAAGTTATTTTTGAAACATGCAAGACCTACCTGATACAGCAAGGGAAATTTTTAATATTGCTTTTTGTTTTTATTGCCTTCTGCATAGGATTTTATTATGGATTTCTATTACATACCAATGCTAGCGGTGTCCTGTTGATATTATCCTGGACAGTTATAGGCATTTTAGGCTCATATGGCGTAGCATGGTTTGGCATCCGGATGAATACGCTTGCCAACAGTCGTATGGCTTTTGCATCTCTTGAACGCAAACCTATTAAATTACATACTATTCCTCTTAATGCCGGGATGAGTATAGGCGTTATGCTGGTATGTGTCGAGTTGATAATGATGCTGATAATTTTGTTGTTTGTTCCCAGAGAACTTGCCGGTGCTAGCTTCATTGGCTTTGCCATTGGAGAATCTCTTGGTGCTTCTGCATTACGTATTGCCGGTGGCATTTTTACCAAAATAGCTGATATTGGCTCCGACTTAATGAAAGTCGTATTCAAAATCGGGGAAGACGACCCCCGAAATCCCGGAGTGATTGCCGACTGCACAGGCGACAATGCAGGTGACAGCGTTGGCCCAACTGCCGATGGGTTTGAAACCTATGGAGTTACCGGTGTTGCTCTTATTTCATTTATTGTCCTCGCTGTTGGTTTTAATCTGGATGAAGCTCTTAAAATTGATTTCCAGACAACCTTGCTGACATGGATTTTTGCCATGCGCGTGCTTATGGTTGTCACATCTATAGTGTCATTCTGGATCAACAGCGCCTTAAGTAAATCACTTTATGGGAAAAAAGACGATATTGACTTTGAAAAACCACTTACCAACCTTGTCTGGATTACATCTATACTCTCTATAATAATCACTTTTATCGTCAGTTACCTGATGATAGGCCCGTCATCCTCCATCGGAGGTTTAAACCCCGACCTGTGGTTAATTTTGTCAACCATTATCAGCTTTGGTACGTTGGGCGCTGCATTGATACCTGAGTTTACAAAAATTTTTACCAGCCCCAAGTCAAAGCATGTCAATGAAATTGTGCAGGCATCACGCGAAGGAGGTTCGTCATTGACCATTTTATCCGGTTTGGTAGCAGGTAATTTCAGCGCTTTCTGGAAAGGGATGATATTTTTATTTTTAATGTTTGGAGCTTACTTCGCCAGCACATTCGGACTTGGCGATTTTATGATTTATCCTTCCATTTTTGCTTTCGGTCTGGTAGCTTTTGGCATGCTGGGTATGGGGCCTGTAACTATCGCCGTTGACAGTTACGGGCCTGTTACCGATAATGCCCAGTCCATTTATGAGTTATCTCTTATTGAAGAACAGAAAGATATTGAAAAAGATATTGAAAATAATTTTGGCTTTAAACCCGATTTTGAAAAAGCTAAATATTATCTGGAAGCCAACGACGGTGCCGGAAACACATTTAAAGCAACAGCAAAACCTGTATTGATAGGGACCGCTGTAGTAGGTGCCACCACGATGATTTTTTCACTCATACTTGTTATTAATAATGTATTAGGGATTAAACCCGAAGAAATTCTGAACCTCCTGAACCCTTATTCAATCCTCGGATTTATTGCCGGAGGCGCAGTGATATACTGGTTTTCGGGAGCATCCATGCAGGCTGTTACCACCGGGGCTTACCGCGCTGTGGAATACATCAAAAAACACATCAACCTCGACCCTGATGCTCCTAAAAAGGCTTCCGTTGAAAAATCCAAAGAAGTCGTAAAAATTTGCACCAAATACGCCCAAAACGGCATGTTCAACATCTTCATCGGCATATTCGCTTTTGCGCTGGCTTTTGCATTCTTTTCATCTCCCGGTGATATTTCAGGCACAACAGACGCCAATGAAAAACTGGACCTGGCAGCACCCGTATCTTTTTTTGTAAGTTATCTGATTTCAATAGCCGTGTTTGGCCTGTTTCAGGCAATTTTCATGGCCAATGCCGGAGGCGCATGGGATAATGCCAAAAAAGTGGTGGAAGTGGACCTGAAAGAAAAAGGAACACCTTTGCATGATGCTACCGTGATTGGTGACACTGTCGGA
- a CDS encoding nucleoside permease, producing the protein MNLKLRLTVMSFFQFFVWGAWLITIATYFFSNKMGNGEQFGAIFSTLALSSLFMPALTGIIADKWLNAERLYGILHILYGLVLLMVPWVRDANNLYYVIFLAMIFYMPTISLSNTIAYNILKRNNFDVIKVFPPIRVWGTIGFIIAMWITNLSGSKANANQFVIAAVAAIALGLYSFTLPKCPPEKSISKGATFFEMLGLNAFKLFAKYKMALFFIFAMFLGAALQLTNMYGDTFLDDFKNNPLYGPKSFVVKYSTIIMSISQISETLFILTIPFFLRRFGIKKVMLFSMIAWVLRFGLFAYGNPAENLWMIILSCIIYGMAFDFFNISGSLFVETTTDSKIRASAQGLFMMMTNGFGAFLGSKISGFVIDNYFTTADGKNWHGIWLTFAIYALVVAVLFAILFKHKHDRKAVMNVSH; encoded by the coding sequence ATGAATTTAAAACTTCGTCTGACCGTAATGAGCTTTTTCCAGTTTTTTGTTTGGGGGGCATGGCTGATTACTATTGCAACATACTTTTTTTCCAATAAAATGGGTAATGGGGAGCAGTTTGGCGCAATTTTCTCGACTCTGGCACTCTCTTCCTTGTTTATGCCGGCACTGACAGGTATTATCGCTGACAAATGGCTAAATGCAGAACGTTTGTATGGGATTCTGCACATCCTTTATGGATTGGTGCTTTTAATGGTTCCATGGGTTAGAGATGCAAACAATCTTTATTATGTGATTTTTCTTGCTATGATATTTTATATGCCCACTATTTCTCTCTCGAATACTATCGCATATAATATTTTAAAAAGAAATAATTTCGATGTGATAAAGGTGTTTCCTCCAATCAGGGTTTGGGGCACTATTGGTTTTATTATTGCTATGTGGATAACCAACCTCTCGGGAAGTAAGGCAAATGCCAATCAGTTTGTTATTGCGGCTGTAGCAGCTATTGCACTTGGGCTATACTCATTTACCCTGCCCAAATGCCCTCCTGAGAAATCAATCTCAAAAGGAGCTACTTTTTTTGAGATGCTCGGCTTAAATGCATTTAAACTTTTCGCAAAATATAAAATGGCATTGTTTTTTATTTTCGCCATGTTTCTGGGCGCTGCATTACAACTAACAAATATGTATGGCGATACCTTTTTGGATGATTTCAAAAACAATCCCCTTTACGGACCAAAGTCTTTTGTGGTAAAGTATTCGACAATCATCATGTCAATTTCTCAAATTTCAGAAACACTATTCATACTTACCATTCCGTTTTTCCTGAGACGATTTGGTATAAAAAAAGTCATGTTGTTTTCCATGATTGCCTGGGTTCTCCGTTTCGGATTGTTTGCTTATGGAAATCCTGCTGAGAATTTATGGATGATTATTTTATCCTGTATAATATACGGAATGGCTTTCGACTTTTTTAATATTTCAGGCTCCTTATTTGTTGAAACAACTACCGATTCAAAAATCAGAGCAAGTGCGCAAGGTCTGTTTATGATGATGACGAATGGCTTTGGGGCTTTTTTAGGAAGCAAAATCAGTGGCTTTGTAATTGATAACTATTTCACAACTGCTGACGGTAAAAACTGGCATGGGATATGGCTTACTTTTGCAATATATGCCTTGGTTGTTGCAGTATTGTTTGCTATTTTATTTAAACACAAGCATGACAGAAAAGCTGTGATGAATGTCAGCCATTAA
- a CDS encoding DUF151 domain-containing protein, whose protein sequence is MEKIKLDVVGLINSQTQSGAYTIILEDKVKKERLRIIIGLSEAQSIYIALENVKPPRPLTHDLFKMFSETFHIKITEIIITKLSDNVFFSKLICTDGQEVQEVDSRTSDAIALAIRFGCPIYATRQVMNAARSFENEENEIIRDNIETSEQPQEEESEKETASLTSLAAYSLEELHEMLKKAIADEEYERASKIRDEIKKWK, encoded by the coding sequence ATGGAAAAGATTAAGCTTGATGTTGTAGGTCTTATAAACAGTCAGACACAAAGCGGTGCTTATACAATTATCCTTGAGGATAAAGTTAAAAAAGAACGTTTACGGATAATTATTGGACTCAGTGAAGCGCAATCCATATATATTGCGTTAGAAAATGTCAAGCCTCCGAGGCCATTAACCCACGACCTGTTTAAAATGTTTTCAGAAACTTTTCATATAAAAATCACAGAAATTATTATCACCAAGCTTTCCGATAATGTTTTTTTCTCAAAACTTATATGTACTGACGGGCAGGAAGTTCAAGAAGTTGATTCCAGGACGTCAGATGCCATTGCACTGGCCATCAGGTTTGGCTGCCCTATTTATGCCACCAGGCAGGTGATGAATGCGGCACGGAGTTTCGAAAACGAAGAAAATGAAATTATAAGGGATAACATAGAAACATCCGAACAACCACAGGAAGAAGAAAGCGAAAAAGAAACCGCTTCTTTAACAAGCTTGGCAGCATACTCTCTTGAAGAACTTCATGAAATGCTTAAGAAAGCAATAGCTGATGAGGAATATGAGAGAGCGTCCAAAATTCGCGATGAAATAAAAAAATGGAAATAA